GCCGTCTCCGGCACCTGGACCAGCGTCTACGACGGCAGGACCTTCACCAAGGCGTCGGGCCTCGACATCGACCACACGGTCCCGCTCGCCAACGCCTGGCGCTCCGGCGCGAACACCTGGACCCAGGAGAAGCGCAAGGCCTTCGCGAACGACCTCACCCGCCCCCAACTCCTCGCCGTCTCGGCCGTCTCCAACCGCTCCAAGGGCGACCAGGGCCCCGACGAGTGGCAGCCGCCGTCGAAGACGTACTGGTGCACCTACGCCCGCTCCTGGACCGCGGTGAAGTCCTTCTACGGCCTCACGGTGACGAAGGCGGAGAAGACCACCCTCGGCACCATGCTGGACACCTGCCGGCGCTGAGACCCCGGGCCGCCGGTCCGGTCACGGCGCCGCCCGATCCGGCCGGCCCTCCCGGGACGCCAGCCGTCGGGGGGCAGTTCGCGCGGCGACAGCATCCGGCCAGTCTGGCGGCGGGGCCGCCACCACCACCATTCGGGGGCGCCGACCACCCATCTTCCGTGGGGGATCCGCGACGCAATTATGGGGCCGGAGCTCCCATGTGCCCCCCGTGGGGATCGCGTTGACTTGCGCATGTCGCTCGGCGCCGAACGGCAAGGTTCACCCACCCGTGCGCATCCCGCGCACTCGACACGGAGGAGACGACATGAGCGTCCTCAAGCTCCAGAACCTGCAGCCCCGCACCACCGCCAGCAAGGCCGTCAGCATCAGCCTCACCAGCTCCGGCTCGGACTGCTGCAAGAACGACCCCCAGTAGTCACCCGCTCGGCCGGCACGCTCCGGGTGGGGACGCCCCACGCCCCCACCCGGACCGTGCCGCACCCGTCCCGCCGCTGTCGTGGGCGGCACCTCACGGAGGAGAACGGCATGAGCGTCCTCAAGCTCCAGAACCTGCAGCCCCGCATCCCCAACGCCGGGATCGGCGGCGGGAGCTACACCAGCTCCGCCTCGGACTGCTGCAACAGGGACACCGAGTAATCACCCGCACGGCCGGCCCGGCCGGGGGCGGGGGCGTCCGCGCCCCCGCCCCGGCCGCGTCGCACACGCCCCGCCGCTGCCGTCGGCGGCACCTCGACGACCACAGAGGCTGACATGCGCGACCAACGATGGGTCCACCGGTTCCTCTTCGCCTGGAACGACACCCTCTTCTTCGATCCGCTCGACGTGTACTACAAGCCGCGGAAGGACCACTTCCTGGCCGACCTCGACGAGCGGACGCGGGCGCGTTTCGTCCGCAGCGGCATCTGGTGGAGCCATCGGCACAACCCCGACCTCCCCTCGCAGGGATGGAAGATCCACGTGTCCTCCAACCACCGTCAGGTGAGGGAGGTGGCGGCCACGGTGATCGGCCACCTGGTGGGCCGGGAGATCGACTTCAAGATCGCGCTCGACCTCAACGTCTTCGAGATGCTCAACTCCAAGGCGATGTCCAGGGGGAGCGGGGGCAAACTGCTCACCGTCTACCCGCGCGACGAGGACGAATTCAGGACGTGCCTCGCCGATCTGGCCCGCCTGCTGGAGGGTGCCGAGGGCGCGTACGTGCTGTCCGATCTGCGCTATCGCGACAGCAAGGCGCTGTACTTCCGGTACGGCCAGCTCCTCTCCACCCACACCGTCGACATCCTGGGCCGCAAGATCCCGCACATCATCGGCCCCGACGGCCGGCCCGAGACGGACGGACGACGGCCCGGCGACACCCATCCCTGGTGGGTGCCGTGGCCGTTCGCCGACTGGAAGCCCGCCGAGGAGGCCGAGGGGGAGGGCCTTCTCGGCGGGCGCTTCCGGGTCACCGGAGCCCTCCAGTTCTCCAACAGCGGCGGCGTGTACACGGCCGAGGACACCCTGGACGGCGACCGGCAGGTGGTCCTCAAGGAGGCCCGGCCGCACACCAACCTCAACCCGCGCTTCGACTACGACGCCGTCGACACCCTCGGCCGCGAGTGGACCTTCCTCAACATGCTGGCCGAGGTCGAGGCCTACCCGGACCCGATCGCCCGCTTCCGGCACTGGGAACACCACTACATCGCCGAGGAGTTCATCGACCGCACCGACATCCGCTCGGTGCTGCTCGAACACAACCCGCTCGCCCGCCCCGGCTTCGACCCCGCCCGCTCGCGGGAGTTCCTGCGCATCTTCATCACCGTCTTCCGTGGCCTCGCCCGCGCGATCGACGCCGCCCACCGGCGCGGCGTCGTCCTCGGCGACTTCACCCCGGCCAACCTCCTGATCGACCCCGAGAGCTACGACGTGAGCATCGTCGACCTGGAGGCCTGCCGCCTCGTCGACGCCTCCGGAGCCACCGGCGAGACCGGCGGGACCGACGGGACCGACGGCACCGGCGAAGGGGGCCTCACCCGGCCCGTCGAGCTCTACACCCCCGGCTTCAGCCTCTCCCGGGGCGGCTTCAAGCCCGCCGGCATCGAGGGCGACCTCTACTCCCTGGCCTCCACCATGGCGTACTTCGTCTTCCCCATCGCCGCCATGTCCTACCTGCGCGAGGACGTCCTCGACACCTACCGGGTCTTCTTCGACGGCCTCGGCTGGCCCGAGGAGATCCACCGTCTGGTCACCGACCTCGCCGCCACCCGGATCGGACTCACCGACGTCGCCGAGTTCCTCGACGCGCGGGAGGCCGAGCTGCTCGCCCGGGTCAGGACCGAGCGCCGGCGCCCCGAGACCGAGCCGAGCGGACTGCGGGCCACCGAGGCCGGCGTCGCCGCCTTCGTCGAGGCCGCCGCCGACACCGACCGCGCCACGCTCTTCCCGGTCGACCCCTTCGCCCACGTCACCAACCCGCTCAGCCTCGGCTTCGGCGCCAGCGGCGTGCTCTGGTCGCTGCACGCCTCCGGCGTCCCCGTACGGCCCGAATGGCACGACTGGCTGCGTCAGCAGCTCACCAGGATCGACCTGGACGCCTACCCGGACGGCCTGATGAGCGGACTCGCCGGCATCGCCTGGGCGTCCGAGTCGCTCGGCATGCGCCGCCAGGCCAGGCAGCTCCTCGGCCACGCCAACCGGCGCGCCCTGGAGACCGCCGACCACACCTTCTACTACGGCCTGTCCGGCATCGGCATGACCAACCTGCGCTTCTACCTGCGCGGCGGCGACCCCCGCGACCTCGCCGCGGCGAAGGACTGCGCCCGTGTCCTCCTCGACACCGTCCAGCGGGACGGCCGGCACGCCTACTGGCTCAACGACTTCTCGGAGGAGGGCCCGCTGACCGGCCTCGGCTTCGGCCAGGCCGGAGTGGCGATGTTCCTCCTGCGGATGCACCAGGTCACCGGCGAGGAGCGCTACCGGGACCTCGGCCGGGACGCACTCGCCTGGGAGATGGCCCACGCCAAGCCCCTGGAGGACTCCGGCCTCATCATGTTCGAGCACGAAGGGACCATGGAGCCCTACATCGAGGTGGGCTCCGCGGGCGTGGCGCAGGTGCTGCTGCGCTACGGCGACCTCGAATCCGCCCGGACCGTGCTGCGCGCCCTCGACGTCGGCCACTCCGTCCTCCCCGGTTACTCCTTCGGCATGAGCGGCATCGCCGACGCGCTCCTGGACGCCGCCGACATCACGGGCGACGCCTCCTACCGCGAGACGGCCCTGCGCCAGCTCGACTTCGTCCGCAAGGTGTTCCTCTTCGAACCCGCCGCCCACTTCGAGGTCCCGCGCCGGGCCGGCGTCACCCCGCTCGGCGTACCCGGCGAAGGCCTGCTGCGCTGCTCCACCGACTACCTCACCGGCTCCGCCGGAGTGCTGCGGGTGCTGCACCGCGCCAACCACGGCGGCACGGCCGACTTCCTCCTCGACGAGCTCGACGGGACGGACCGGTGAAACAGATCTGGCGCACCCTGCGCGGCCACCAGCGCCCCTTCACCGGCATCCTCGTCGCCGAGGCCCTCCTGGGCGGCACCGAGGCCCTGCTGCACCCGCTGCTCCTCAAGGCCCTGTTCGACCAGGCGATCCTCACCGCCGACTTCCGCAGGTTCCTCTTCCTCGGCGGCTGCTACCTGGTCCTCGGCCTGACCCTCAACCTCTCCGGCTACGGGGTCGGGCTCTGGCGCAAGCGGTTCGAGAACACCTTCGTGCTCGGCCTGGAGACCGAGCTCCTCGGCCGCACGCTCGGCCTCGACGGGCGGAAGATCTCGGAGGACGGCAACGCCTCCTACGTCAGCCGCATCCACAACGACGTCCGCGAGGGCGTGCTGCCGGCCGTCGACGTCTGCATCCGCATCGCCCGCCAGGCCTGCGCGTCCGTCGTCTTCCTCGGCGTCCTGCTCTACCTCTCCTGGCAGGCCAGCCTCATCCTGCTGGTGATCATCCCGCCGCTCGTCCTGGTCAGCAACGACCTGGCCCGGCGGATCGAGAAGAACACCGACCCCGAGCGCGAGGCCGAGGCGCGGTACGTCAACACCCTCACCCGCACCCTCGAAGCCTTCCACGCCCTGCGCGGACTGCGCTCGCTCCTGCCCGGGGCGCGCGCCGCCAACCAGGACGCGCTGCGCGGCTTCCTCGGCCTCACCTACACCAACTACCGCCTCGCGCAACGCCAGCGCACCCTCAGCGACCTGGTGATGAACCTGTCGGACACGGCGTCGATGGTCATCGGAGCCTTCTTCGTCTTCAGCGGCCGGATGTCCTTCGGCAGCTTCCTCGCCTTCGTGAACTCGCTGTGGCGGGCCGTCAACGGCATCTTCGACCTCGTGGCCATGATCCCGCAGACCCGCCGCAACACCGCGGTCCTCAAGCGGATCGAGGGGTTGCGCGCCTCCGGCACCGCCCCGTACCACGACGAGGGCTCCCTGGTCCTGGTCCGGGGCGCCCGCGTCCACTACGGACCCAAGGAGCTCGGGGACCCCGGGGACCGCGAGGACACCGACCGGACGGCCGAGGGGGCGGAGCCCGGCCTGCGCACCGAGGCCGGCTCGACCGTGGCGATCCCCGACTTCGGGCTCCGGCCCGGCGAACGCGTCCTGCTCCGCGGCCCCAACGGCTGCGGCAAGACCACCCTGCTGCACATCGTCGCCGGGACCCTCGCCCCCGACAGCGGCACGGTCACCCTGCCGTCCCGGGTCGCGAGCCTGACCTCGCCGGTCCACCTGCCCCCGCTGCCGGTGCGGGAGCTGGTCACCGATCCGCGGCTGCGCACCGGCATGGGCCTGGACGCCCTCGCCGACCAGCTCCCCTCGGAGCTGTCCTCCGGCCAGCGCCAGCGGCTCGGCGTCGCCGCGCTGCTCGCCGAGGACGCCGAGGTGTACCTCGCCGACGAGCCCTTCGCCAACCTCGACGACGCGGGCCGCGCCCTGGTCCTGCGGATGCTGCGCGAACACACCGAGGGCCGCGCGCTCCTCGTCGTGCACCACGGCGACGAGGACCTCGACGGCCTCTTCGACCGGGTCGTGAACCTGTCGGCGGCCGAGGTCCCGGGGGGTGTTCCGGGAGGTGTTCCGGGGGGTGTCGGGACCCCGGCCTGAGGGGGCGGGGCCCGGCGGGGCGGGCGGATCGACCCGCCCCCCGCCGGGCCCCTTCCGGATCGGCTCCGGCCGGGCGGAGAACGGAGATCCGACCCGCATCGACCGGAAACGGACTGAACCGGTCAGGCCGGCCCGGGCGTGCCCGGGCCGGCTCCGACGTGCCCGGGCCGTGGCTTCCGGATCACGCCGGGCCCGCGGCACCGGCACCGCGGGCCGAGCCCGACGCGAAGGGCACGGACACGCCTAGGCCGGACCGGCCACCAGCTCCCGCGCGGCCGAGGCGAAGGCCGCCCGGGTGGGGTGGCCGGTCTTCTGCAGCAGGCTGGAGACGTGCTTCTCGACCGTGCGCGGCGAGATGTGCAGCCGGCCGGCGATGTCCCGGTTGCCGAAGCGTTCCGCCAGCAGCCGCGCCACCTCGAACTCCCGCACCGTGATGCCGCACCGGCGCAGCCCCGGCGGCACCCGGTCGGCCCCCGAGCGGCGCTGCCGCACCGGGGCGCCCATCCCGCGCAGCAGGGAGCGACAGGCCCCCGCCGGGGCCGGCAGGCCGGCGCCGTGGAAGAACTCCTCGGCCTCGCGCAGCCACTCCACCGGGGTGCCCCAGCCGTCCTCGTACGCCGGGCGGGCCACCAGCCGCAGACACAGGTGGTGGGCCACCGGGTAGGGCGCCGCCGCGTCGAGCGCGGCCGTCGCGGCGGTCGTCGCCTCGCCGGTCCGGCCCTCCCGGCCCAGCAGCACGGCGTGCGCCAGGCCGACGAACGCCCGGTTCCAGCGGGACCCGGCCGCACTGGCCGCCACGATCCCGTCGTGGTGCCGCCGCCCCATGCGGCCCGCCAGCACCCCGAGCAGGAGCACCACCCCGTGCCGGCCGAACTCGCCGGTCGCCGGATTCTCCGCGTCGTACGCGAGGGCCTGCGCGAACTCCCGCTCGACGGCCTCGTGGTCCTCCTCCAGGAGCGAGCAGAACCCCCGGGCGAGCCCGTACGCCGCCGGCCGCACCCCCGGCGCGGAGTCGAGCAGCGGGGCGAGCCGCTTCAGCGCGTCCTCCATCTCGGCCCGCCGGCCCTGGTGCGCCCACCGCACCGCGTCGAGCAGCCGCCACCGGGACAGCGCCCGGCCCAGGCCCAGCCGGGTCGCGTCGGCGATCCCCTCGCGGACCAGCTCCCCGGCGGTGTCGAACGCGCAGCGCCGCACCCGGTCGAGCGCCAGCTCGAGTCCGGCCTCGTGGGCCGTCGGCAGCAGTCCCGCGCGCAGGGCCTCGGTCCTGGCCCGCTCGATCGGGGCGGTGCGCCCGTCGCGGCCCACCTCGACGCGGGCCAGGCCGAGTTCGGCGGAGAGCCGGACGCCGGGCAGGTGGTGCGCCTCGGCCAGCGACCGGGCCTCCTCCAGGCGGGCCACCGCGGCCGTCTCGTCCCGCTCGCGGAGCAGCCGGGCCAGGGCGAGCAGCGCCCGGCCGGCCACCTCCGGCAGCCCGGCGCGGTGTGCCGCGCCGACGGCCCGCAGGGCGGACTCCTCGGCGGTGCGCAGCCGTTCGGGGGCCAGCCGGGCCGGTTCCACCAGCGCCGCCGCGAGTTCCACCCGGGCGACGGCCGCGTCGGCCCCCGCGCCGTCGCGCCCCGCGAGCAGGCGCCGGGCCAGGTCGAGGTGCCGCAGCCCTTCCACGGGCCGTCCGGCCTGGGTCTGGATCTCGGCGAGGCGGGCGTGCAGGCCCGCGCGGAGCGTGGGGGGCACGGTCGGCCCCGGTTCCCAGGGGCGCGGGCCGTCCGGGCGCGCCGGGGAACCGGGACCGGGGGCGGCGGGCAGCCGGTCCAGCCGCCCCGAGCTGGCGATCGCGTCCAGGAGCCGGGCGAGGACCGCCGCGTGGGGCTCCGGGGCGGTGTCGGGGTCGGAGAGCCGGTGGGCGCGGGCCAGCAGGTCGAGGGCGCGGTCGGGGCCGCCCTCTGCCGTCGCCCGCCGGGCCGCCTCGGCGTAGAGGCGGACGGCCTCGGCGGTGTCGCCCGCGCGTTCGTGGAGTTCGGCGGCGCGGGCGCACCAGGTGCCGGGCAGCCGGGGGTGCAGCGCGGCGAGGGCGCCGGCCGCCCGGCGGGCGTACCCGGCGTGTTCGACGGGCCCGAGGGCCTCCCGTAACGCCTCGGCGGCGAGCGGGTAGCGGAAGGCGTACCAGTCGGTGCCGGGGCCGTCCGGCACGACGAGGGACGCCGCGGTCGCGGCGCGCAGCAGCCCGGTCAGCTCGGCCTCGTCGCAGTCGGCCGCGTGCCGCAGCACCGGCAGCGGGAAGCGGGGGCCGAGCAGGGCGGCCAGGCCGAGCAGTTCCTCGCCGCGCGGGCCGAGCCGGGCGGCCCGGAGCCGCAGGTTCTGCGCGAGCCCGCCGAGGCCGTGCACGAGCTCCTTGACCACGAAGGGGAGGCCGGCGGCTCCGGTGGCCGCGCGCCGGACGAGCGCGGGGCTGACCTCCTCGGGCGCGATGCCCAGTTCGGAGGCGACGAGCCGGCGCACCGCGGAGCGGCCGAGCGGCATCAGGTCGATGACAGTGGCGACGCCGTCCTGGCGGGCGCGGGCCGCGAGGGCGACCGCACCGCAGGGCGCGCGCTCGGCGGTGAGCAGCAGCACGGCCGGCAGCTGTCCGAGGTTGTCGAGGAGGTATTCGACGACGGCGAGGGTGCCGGGGTCGGCCTCGTGCAGGTCGTCGAGGACGAGCAGACAGCCGCGCCGCCGGCCGACGACGGCGATGAGCCGCAGCACCGCCTCGGCCACCATCAGCGGCGACACGCCGGCGACCTCGGTGTCCCGGGGGTCGGACAGCAGCCGGGCGAGGACCGGGCCGTAGGTGTCCGCCCGTTCCGGGCCGGGCGCGCGGGCTCGGCGCGGGAGAGCGCGAGCAGGGCCTCCACCAGGGGCCGGTACGGGACGGCGGGGCCCACCGTGCCCGCGCGGCCCCGGGCCGCGGCCATCCCGGCGTCCCGGGCGGCGGCGATCGCCTCGGCGGCGAGCCGGGTCTTGCCGACACCGGGTTCGCCGGTGACGATCACCGTCCCGCCCCGGCCCGACCGGGCGTCCGCGAGCGCGTCCGCGATCCGCCCCGTCTCGGTTCCCCGGCCCACGAGTTGTCCCCCGGGCCGGGGGAACGGGTCCTGGGCCGGGGCGGTACAGGCGTAGGGAGTCGTCATCTGCCTCTCCAAGGGGGGTGGGGAAGAGGGAGGTCGGCGCCGGGGCGATGGCCCCGATCGTCGGGCATGACGATAAGAAGGGGGCGTGTGCCCCCTGCAGCCCACCGTTTGGGGGGCTTGCGGGGGCTCCCTCCGTGGTCAGACCCCGTCGATGCCGTCCTCGCGGACCCGCGCGGCGAGGTCGATCTTCGTGTACGCCGGACGGCCCGCCTGCTGGTATTTGGCCTTGACCCG
This DNA window, taken from Streptomyces showdoensis, encodes the following:
- a CDS encoding HNH endonuclease family protein; translated protein: MGRQKRLHIVGPAMAALLAVAGCAGQGGGTAPGDAKGGRPTVSGDAKGPSAGTVPGIPAADKARTQLARLKVAPQGSMTGYSRDRFPHWAELGDNCNTRETVLERDGRDVRRDARCRAVSGTWTSVYDGRTFTKASGLDIDHTVPLANAWRSGANTWTQEKRKAFANDLTRPQLLAVSAVSNRSKGDQGPDEWQPPSKTYWCTYARSWTAVKSFYGLTVTKAEKTTLGTMLDTCRR
- a CDS encoding class III lanthipeptide; its protein translation is MSVLKLQNLQPRTTASKAVSISLTSSGSDCCKNDPQ
- a CDS encoding class III lanthipeptide — translated: MSVLKLQNLQPRIPNAGIGGGSYTSSASDCCNRDTE
- the lanKC gene encoding class III lanthionine synthetase LanKC, translating into MRDQRWVHRFLFAWNDTLFFDPLDVYYKPRKDHFLADLDERTRARFVRSGIWWSHRHNPDLPSQGWKIHVSSNHRQVREVAATVIGHLVGREIDFKIALDLNVFEMLNSKAMSRGSGGKLLTVYPRDEDEFRTCLADLARLLEGAEGAYVLSDLRYRDSKALYFRYGQLLSTHTVDILGRKIPHIIGPDGRPETDGRRPGDTHPWWVPWPFADWKPAEEAEGEGLLGGRFRVTGALQFSNSGGVYTAEDTLDGDRQVVLKEARPHTNLNPRFDYDAVDTLGREWTFLNMLAEVEAYPDPIARFRHWEHHYIAEEFIDRTDIRSVLLEHNPLARPGFDPARSREFLRIFITVFRGLARAIDAAHRRGVVLGDFTPANLLIDPESYDVSIVDLEACRLVDASGATGETGGTDGTDGTGEGGLTRPVELYTPGFSLSRGGFKPAGIEGDLYSLASTMAYFVFPIAAMSYLREDVLDTYRVFFDGLGWPEEIHRLVTDLAATRIGLTDVAEFLDAREAELLARVRTERRRPETEPSGLRATEAGVAAFVEAAADTDRATLFPVDPFAHVTNPLSLGFGASGVLWSLHASGVPVRPEWHDWLRQQLTRIDLDAYPDGLMSGLAGIAWASESLGMRRQARQLLGHANRRALETADHTFYYGLSGIGMTNLRFYLRGGDPRDLAAAKDCARVLLDTVQRDGRHAYWLNDFSEEGPLTGLGFGQAGVAMFLLRMHQVTGEERYRDLGRDALAWEMAHAKPLEDSGLIMFEHEGTMEPYIEVGSAGVAQVLLRYGDLESARTVLRALDVGHSVLPGYSFGMSGIADALLDAADITGDASYRETALRQLDFVRKVFLFEPAAHFEVPRRAGVTPLGVPGEGLLRCSTDYLTGSAGVLRVLHRANHGGTADFLLDELDGTDR
- a CDS encoding ATP-binding cassette domain-containing protein, which encodes MKQIWRTLRGHQRPFTGILVAEALLGGTEALLHPLLLKALFDQAILTADFRRFLFLGGCYLVLGLTLNLSGYGVGLWRKRFENTFVLGLETELLGRTLGLDGRKISEDGNASYVSRIHNDVREGVLPAVDVCIRIARQACASVVFLGVLLYLSWQASLILLVIIPPLVLVSNDLARRIEKNTDPEREAEARYVNTLTRTLEAFHALRGLRSLLPGARAANQDALRGFLGLTYTNYRLAQRQRTLSDLVMNLSDTASMVIGAFFVFSGRMSFGSFLAFVNSLWRAVNGIFDLVAMIPQTRRNTAVLKRIEGLRASGTAPYHDEGSLVLVRGARVHYGPKELGDPGDREDTDRTAEGAEPGLRTEAGSTVAIPDFGLRPGERVLLRGPNGCGKTTLLHIVAGTLAPDSGTVTLPSRVASLTSPVHLPPLPVRELVTDPRLRTGMGLDALADQLPSELSSGQRQRLGVAALLAEDAEVYLADEPFANLDDAGRALVLRMLREHTEGRALLVVHHGDEDLDGLFDRVVNLSAAEVPGGVPGGVPGGVGTPA
- a CDS encoding LuxR C-terminal-related transcriptional regulator; protein product: MSPLMVAEAVLRLIAVVGRRRGCLLVLDDLHEADPGTLAVVEYLLDNLGQLPAVLLLTAERAPCGAVALAARARQDGVATVIDLMPLGRSAVRRLVASELGIAPEEVSPALVRRAATGAAGLPFVVKELVHGLGGLAQNLRLRAARLGPRGEELLGLAALLGPRFPLPVLRHAADCDEAELTGLLRAATAASLVVPDGPGTDWYAFRYPLAAEALREALGPVEHAGYARRAAGALAALHPRLPGTWCARAAELHERAGDTAEAVRLYAEAARRATAEGGPDRALDLLARAHRLSDPDTAPEPHAAVLARLLDAIASSGRLDRLPAAPGPGSPARPDGPRPWEPGPTVPPTLRAGLHARLAEIQTQAGRPVEGLRHLDLARRLLAGRDGAGADAAVARVELAAALVEPARLAPERLRTAEESALRAVGAAHRAGLPEVAGRALLALARLLRERDETAAVARLEEARSLAEAHHLPGVRLSAELGLARVEVGRDGRTAPIERARTEALRAGLLPTAHEAGLELALDRVRRCAFDTAGELVREGIADATRLGLGRALSRWRLLDAVRWAHQGRRAEMEDALKRLAPLLDSAPGVRPAAYGLARGFCSLLEEDHEAVEREFAQALAYDAENPATGEFGRHGVVLLLGVLAGRMGRRHHDGIVAASAAGSRWNRAFVGLAHAVLLGREGRTGEATTAATAALDAAAPYPVAHHLCLRLVARPAYEDGWGTPVEWLREAEEFFHGAGLPAPAGACRSLLRGMGAPVRQRRSGADRVPPGLRRCGITVREFEVARLLAERFGNRDIAGRLHISPRTVEKHVSSLLQKTGHPTRAAFASAARELVAGPA
- a CDS encoding ATP-binding protein — translated: MTTPYACTAPAQDPFPRPGGQLVGRGTETGRIADALADARSGRGGTVIVTGEPGVGKTRLAAEAIAAARDAGMAAARGRAGTVGPAVPYRPLVEALLALSRAEPARPARNGRTPTARSSPGCCPTPGTPRSPACRR